In Thermoplasmata archaeon, a single genomic region encodes these proteins:
- a CDS encoding DMT family transporter — MSNPVGMRQPRNVVLFGLVAFAWGMNYIFVPIGLEYTSPLWLATLRAGIAIVFVAPYVYVRHRRSVLTNRDRRDALLLGVPNTALFLGLWFVAAPQVAAGETAILIYTFPLWVALFSPWVLGHHLSQRHWIAITVGFLGIVAISQPWTLGAGSIPPGALLELLGAAVSWAIGTVLYQRRFQGAQVVQEANAYQLGGGALLLLLTTVLVEPGTIPPGAPQLWIAVLWIGVFGTAFSYMVWYYLLDQVPAATLAAYSFLTPLVALVAAAVLLGERLTAPELGGVVLVLISIYGIGTARRRSRGGGPTATEETTDPGAIIAGAPAGLVESAPTRSFGRSQEGALFRPLRRWRARP, encoded by the coding sequence ATGTCGAACCCGGTGGGGATGCGCCAGCCCCGCAATGTGGTCCTCTTCGGCCTCGTTGCCTTCGCCTGGGGAATGAACTACATCTTCGTCCCGATCGGTCTCGAGTACACGAGCCCGCTCTGGCTCGCGACCCTTCGGGCGGGGATCGCCATCGTCTTCGTCGCGCCCTACGTCTACGTCCGGCACCGACGGAGCGTCCTCACGAATCGAGATCGCCGGGACGCGCTGCTCCTCGGGGTCCCGAACACGGCGCTCTTCCTGGGCCTGTGGTTCGTGGCCGCTCCGCAGGTCGCTGCCGGGGAGACGGCGATCCTGATCTACACCTTCCCGCTCTGGGTAGCCCTCTTCTCGCCCTGGGTGCTCGGTCATCATCTGAGCCAACGGCACTGGATCGCGATCACGGTCGGGTTTCTAGGGATCGTCGCGATCAGCCAGCCCTGGACCCTCGGAGCGGGCTCGATCCCTCCCGGGGCACTTCTTGAACTGCTCGGAGCCGCTGTGAGCTGGGCGATCGGCACCGTGCTCTACCAGCGACGCTTCCAAGGGGCGCAGGTCGTCCAAGAGGCCAACGCCTACCAGCTCGGCGGCGGTGCGCTCCTCCTTCTCCTCACGACGGTCCTGGTCGAACCGGGAACCATCCCCCCCGGCGCTCCCCAGTTGTGGATAGCCGTTCTCTGGATAGGAGTCTTCGGGACCGCCTTCTCCTACATGGTGTGGTACTACCTGCTCGATCAAGTCCCCGCAGCGACCCTCGCGGCGTACAGCTTCCTCACGCCGCTGGTCGCCCTGGTAGCTGCCGCCGTACTCCTCGGTGAACGGCTGACGGCCCCCGAACTCGGAGGCGTGGTCCTCGTCCTGATCAGCATCTACGGGATCGGCACCGCCCGGAGAAGGTCGAGAGGTGGTGGGCCCACTGCCACGGAGGAAACGACCGATCCAGGAGCGATCATTGCCGGGGCTCCCGCTGGTCTTGTCGAGAGCGCCCCCACGCGCTCGTTTGGCCGAAGTCAGGAGGGCGCCTTGTTCCGCCCGCTACGTCGATGGAGAGCCCGCCCCTAG
- the pyrB gene encoding aspartate carbamoyltransferase, with product MALKGRDLVSIRDLSPREITDLLSASRKMIPIAEGKKASNALAGKIVAMAFFEPSTRTRLSFEAAVQRLGGRCITIADSGISSMKKGESLYDTVRMLSSYSDAIVIRHPNEGAARLAADASDKPVINAGDGAGQHPTQALLDLATMREAFGTLAGLKVVLLGDLKYGRTVHSLAYALGILGSELVLASPPALRLPDESRAELNQLGVKITEEPDIERAVRDADVLYVTRIQKERFPDEGEYRKVAGSYRIDARVLASAKPRLIVMHPLPRAGEIDPEVDRTPHAAYFREAFLAVPVRMALLSGVLGGRAG from the coding sequence ATGGCGCTGAAGGGCCGCGACCTCGTCTCCATCCGCGATCTCTCCCCCCGGGAGATCACCGATCTGCTCAGTGCGTCGCGCAAGATGATCCCGATCGCGGAAGGGAAGAAGGCGAGCAACGCGCTTGCCGGAAAGATCGTCGCGATGGCGTTCTTCGAGCCCTCGACCCGCACGCGCCTATCCTTCGAGGCGGCGGTCCAGCGCCTTGGGGGCCGCTGCATCACCATCGCGGACTCGGGGATCTCTTCGATGAAGAAGGGCGAGAGCCTGTACGACACCGTCCGGATGCTGAGTTCCTACTCCGATGCCATCGTGATCCGCCATCCGAACGAAGGGGCGGCCCGCCTCGCTGCGGACGCGTCCGACAAACCGGTGATCAACGCTGGGGATGGGGCTGGCCAGCATCCGACGCAGGCCCTCCTCGATCTCGCCACGATGCGGGAGGCGTTCGGGACCCTCGCCGGGCTGAAGGTCGTGCTTCTTGGTGACCTCAAGTACGGGCGGACGGTCCATTCGCTCGCCTATGCGCTCGGGATCCTCGGCTCCGAGCTGGTCCTCGCCTCACCCCCCGCCCTGAGGCTGCCCGACGAGTCCCGTGCCGAGCTCAATCAGCTCGGTGTCAAGATCACCGAGGAGCCCGATATCGAGCGAGCGGTTCGCGACGCCGACGTCCTCTACGTCACCCGAATCCAGAAGGAGCGATTTCCCGACGAAGGAGAGTACCGCAAGGTCGCGGGCTCCTATCGGATCGACGCGAGGGTGCTGGCGAGCGCCAAACCCCGCTTGATCGTGATGCATCCGCTTCCGCGCGCGGGCGAGATCGATCCCGAGGTCGATCGAACCCCGCACGCAGCCTACTTCCGCGAGGCGTTCCTCGCGGTGCCGGTCCGCATGGCGCTCTTGAGCGGGGTCCTCGGCGGCAGGGCCGGGTAG